The following nucleotide sequence is from Salvia splendens isolate huo1 chromosome 2, SspV2, whole genome shotgun sequence.
ATCTTGATCTTTACCCTTACGATCCTTGGGACTTGGATGGTACCTAATATTTAACTAATGATTTACTATATTTTAGTTGACGATTTAATGAATGTGCATATAGGTAAAGCATTGTCGGAAGGGAAGAAGTGGTACTTTTACAGTAGACGAACAGCAAAGAGGATAACGGAGAGTGGATATTGGCAACAAATAGGAGTTGAAGAGCCAATTTATTCAAGTGGTGTCAAAAAATACTTTGCTTTTTATATGGGTGAGCATTCGCAAGGCGTCAAGACTAACTGGATCATGCATGAATACATGGTTTCAAGTTCAAGTTcctcaagaaagaaaaattcTTCCAAGATTGTAAGTGTTGTcatcataatttttattttaaaaatatgcagaGATGCATGGTTatggaaaatatttattttattttattttattgcagGATCATAGTAAATGGGTTGTTTGTCGTGTgtacgaggaggaagaggaggatggtGGTGGGGCAGAGCTTTCATGCTTAGATGAAGTTTTCCTTTCACTGGATGATCTTGATGAGATTAGCTTTCCCAATTCT
It contains:
- the LOC121770174 gene encoding NAC domain-containing protein 104-like isoform X1; this translates as MGDNNLNLPPGFRFYPTDEELVVHFLHRKAALLPYHPDVIPDLDLYPYDPWDLDGKALSEGKKWYFYSRRTAKRITESGYWQQIGVEEPIYSSGVKKYFAFYMGEHSQGVKTNWIMHEYMVSSSSSSRKKNSSKIDHSKWVVCRVYEEEEEDGGGAELSCLDEVFLSLDDLDEISFPNS
- the LOC121770174 gene encoding NAC domain-containing protein 104-like isoform X2; protein product: MGDNNLNLPPGFRFYPTDEELVVHFLHRKALSEGKKWYFYSRRTAKRITESGYWQQIGVEEPIYSSGVKKYFAFYMGEHSQGVKTNWIMHEYMVSSSSSSRKKNSSKIDHSKWVVCRVYEEEEEDGGGAELSCLDEVFLSLDDLDEISFPNS